The following are encoded together in the Plasmodium knowlesi strain H genome assembly, chromosome: 8 genome:
- a CDS encoding zinc finger protein, putative codes for MGNSKSNERMQKALKGGNANNEWDDDHQSKQSSHDCAHTNSVLIGIRKNETEAKRVSHMERCSPINGQASDQGSTDSYHMLCKDEEKSECMEWNSSHDELEADQRMNGCSLHIDLSHTNDAYLSFGTMFHDRGKSNLHLPLRSAQDNLSMHFMCTCNPCRYEWTRGCHMGEHCRFCHHPSHVSPTTKRVIPNPQDLKRTKVTPENILSWKRNSPNRKSPRDDNLPIHQWNHKGQMKCEGKMGPKNLLANSDVHSSGCSSGDSIETEQYCQRRGNDKDTEDEVVSNDNGNHNDEDADDESPNEGVNTRIDISVNCITTEDGGSAEYQEIEENYADILRSGNDALYGSDLSIRGSEEEYDYTCSGSEHVHRGLVCGMCDVSVDSALNHVCVVNQNCVERDESNGGNSDAERSMERDLVENYNGEDVRSADQYYTGTDHLTVVNDLYGSNDSNSMNNFGVMDIHASPGNVVNERTGSNTQSNDHMNDNDNDNDNHHHHNHHHNHQHNQHNHNIDNHHDNHNSNVDLSPSDSNDVSNTCLVNSTSSMSPSICTNSTSFTNNVSCSGGTSITRRSVSESSMTGVNREVGMDNPNHQEELNHVNALNDTIPIGGLNNINQFNGFNNLNPFEEFNGINPIGDPNNVNQFNGHNDVNSIGGMNSVNQFNGLNSVNPFEGFNGINHVRGSNNTNQCIGHNDVNPIGGLNNINQSNGLNNVNPFEGFNGINHVRSPNNANQLNGHSVVNPIGGMNNANQFNGHNVVNPIGGANYVNHVRSPNRLNHISGLNGMHPFRVPNDANSMTGVDNMNSVNCMNCVFLRNCMNSMKCTGCMSKVLCGRCESNPNCITSPRTMGRTNSMGVSNFSNIMNLMDTRNDMNGMNNVNGMHNVNGMHNVNGIHNVNGMNNVSGIHNENGMNNVNGMNNINGMNNVNGMNNVNGIHNVNGMNNVSGIHNENGMNNVNGMNNINGMNNVNGMNNVNGIHNINGMNNVNGMHSVNGMNRENGIHNVNGMNNVNGMHSVNGMHNVNGMNRENEMHRANFTGGMSEAHRMRDIIESQHMKHMNEMQEVQRMNVMCLTGAVNPVRGANCVKFQREMGSINKVNNHDEVNHMNSMYRIKTTGYGMCITCYHNPNGLVKSIGANSMTDESGQNISNGASYPNNGNAGSGPNKFHCSNCMRMLHEGNSSNGGSQNEPCIYNGMYLCHNCRNNMYHFYN; via the exons atgggaaactCAAAGTCAAACGAACGCATGCAAAAGGCGCTCAAAGGAGGAAACGCAAATAATGAATGGGATGATGACCACCAATCAAAGCAGTCTTCACATGACTGTGCGCACACGAACTCTGTCCTTATTGGAATAcgtaaaaatgaaacagagGCAAAAAGAGTGAGCCATATGGAAAGATGTTCTCCTATTAATGGACAGGCGTCGGATCAGGGGTCTACTGATTCATACCATATGTTGTGTAAAGATGAGGAGAAGAGTGAATGTATGGAATGGAATTCTTCACATGATGAATTAGAGGCAGATCAAAGAATGAATGGATGCTCTCTTCACATTGACTTGTCTCATACGAATGACGCGTATTTATCCTTCGGAACGATGTTTCACGACAGGGGTAAGTCGAATCTGCATCTGCCCCTGCGTAGTGCACAGGATAATTTGTCTATGCACtttatgt gcACGTGCAATCCATGCAGATACGAATGGACACGAGGGTGCCACATGGGAGAACACTGCAGGTTTTGTCACCACCCCTCCCATGTTAGCCCCACTACTAAGCGTGTCATTCCGAACCCACAGGATTTAAAGAGAACAAAAGTAACGCCTGAGAATATCTTGTCATGGAAAC gcaATTCACCGAACAGGAAGTCACCAAGAGATGACAACCTGCCAATCCATCAGTGGAACCACAAGGGCCAAATGAAGTGTGAGGGAAAAATGGGTCCGAAGAATCTACTAGCCAATTCTGATGTACACAGCAGCGGTTGCTCAAGTGGGGATTCTATAGAAACAGAACAATACTGTCAACGCAGGGGAAATGACAAAGACACAGAGGATGAAGTCGTCAGCAACGACAATGGCAACCACAATGATGAAGACGCAGATGATGAGTCACCGAACGAGGGCGTCAACACAAGAATTGACATTTCTGTTAACTGCATCACCACAGAGGACGGAGGTAGCGCAGAATATCAGGAAATCGAAGAGAATTATGCAGATATCCTACGTAGTGGGAATGATGCCCTTTATGGCAGTGATCTATCTATCAGGGGAAGTGAAGAGGAGTATGATTATACTTGTAGTGGAAGTGAGCATGTGCATCGTGGCCTTGTATGTGGAATGTGTGATGTGTCTGTTGATAGTGCTTTGAATCATGTGTGTGTGGTGAATCAGAACTGCGTGGAGAGAGATGAGTCCAATGGTGGCAACTCTGATGCTGAACGTAGCATGGAGCGTGACCTCGTGGAAAACTACAACGGAGAAGATGTCAGAAGTGCAGACCAGTACTACACGGGCACAGATCACCTCACAGTTGTGAACGACCTCTATGGTTCTAACGACTCTAACAGCATGAACAACTTTGGTGTCATGGACATTCATGCTAGTCCGGGTAATGTTGTAAATGAGAGAACTGGTTCCAACACGCAGAGCAATGACCACATGAACGACAATGACAATGACAATGACAACCACCATCATCACAACCATCATCACaaccaccaacacaaccagcacaaccacaacatTGACAATCATCACGACAATCACAATTCCAACGTTGACTTGAGCCCCTCCGACAGTAACGATGTATCCAATACATGTCTTGTTAACAGTACCAGTTCTATGAGCCCATCAATATGCACCAATAGCACAAGCTTCACAAACAATGTGAGTTGCTCAGGAGGTACAAGCATAACACGGCGCAGTGTCTCTGAATCTAGCATGACTGGTGTAAACCGCGAGGTTGGCATGGACAATCCGAACCATCAGGAAGAACTCAATCATGTTAACGCCCTTAACGATACCATCCCCATTGGAGGTTTGAACAACATAAACCAATTTAATGGATTTAACAACTTGAATCCTTTCGAAGAGTTTAACGGAATCAACCCCATTGGAGATCCAAACAATGTGAATCAATTTAATGGCCATAACGATGTAAACTCCATTGGAGGTATGAACAGCGTGAATCAATTTAATGGACTAAACAGTGTGAACCCTTTCGAAGGGTTTAACGGAATAAACCATGTTAGGGGCTCAAACAATACGAACCAATGTATTGGCCATAACGATGTAAACCCCATTGGAGGTTTGAACAACATAAACCAATCTAATGGACTAAACAACGTGAACCCTTTCGAAGGGTTTAACGGAATCAACCATGTTAGGAGCCCAAACAATGCAAACCAATTAAATGGTCATAGCGTTGTAAACCCCATTGGAGGTATGAACAATGCAAACCAATTTAATGGTCATAACGTTGTAAACCCCATTGGTGGCGCAAACTATGTGAATCATGTTAGGAGCCCAAACAGATTGAACCACATTAGCGGCCTGAACGGAATGCACCCCTTTAGAGTTCCCAACGACGCCAACTCCATGACCGGGGTGGATAACATGAACTCTGTCAATTGCATGAATTGTGTCTTCCTCCGAAATTGTATGAATTCTATGAAGTGCACGGGTTGTATGTCCAAAGTACTTTGCGGCAGGTGTGAGAGCAACCCCAATTGTATAACGAGCCCCCGCACAATGGGCAGAACAAACTCCATGGGTGTCTCCAACTTCTCCAACATCATGAACCTTATGGACACCAGGAACGACATGAACGGAATGAATAACGTAAATGGAATGCACAACGTAAACGGAATGCACAACGTAAATGGAATACACAACGTAAATGGAATGAATAACGTAAGTGGAATACACAacgaaaatggaatgaataaCGTAAATGGAATGAATAACATAAATGGAATGAATAACGTAAATGGAATGAATAACGTAAATGGAATACACAACGTAAATGGAATGAATAACGTAAGTGGAATACACAacgaaaatggaatgaataaCGTAAATGGAATGAATAACATAAATGGAATGAATAACGTAAATGGAATGAATAACGTAAATGGAATACACAACATAAACGGAATGAATAACGTAAACGGAATGCACAGCGTAAACGGAATGAATAGAGAAAATGGAATACACAACGTAAACGGAATGAATAACGTAAACGGAATGCACAGCGTAAACGGAATGCACAACGTAAATGGAATGaatagagaaaatgaaatgcaCAGGGCGAACTTCACGGGTGGTATGAGCGAGGCCCATAGAATGAGAGATATAATCGAATCGCAGCACATGAAGCACATGAACGAGATGCAGGAAGTTCAGCGCATGAATGTAATGTGTCTTACGGGGGCAGTGAACCCAGTGAGAGGCGCCAACTGTGTTAAATTCCAGCGCGAAATGGGGAGCATTAACAAGGTGAACAACCATGATGAAGTGAACCACATGAACAGTATGTACAGAATAAAGACCACGGGTTATGGGATGTGTATCACATGCTATCACAACCCAAACGGTCTAGTCAAAAGCATAGGAGCGAATAGCATGACCGATGAAAGCGGACAGAATATCTCGAACGGTGCAAGCTACCCGAACAATGGGAATGCAGGAAGCGGACCGAACAAATTTCACTGCTCAAACTGTATGCGCATGTTACACGAAGGGAACTCTTCCAACGGAGGAAGTCAAAATGAGCCATGTATATACAACGGAATGTACCTATGCCACAATTGCAGAAATAACATGTACCACTTCTATAATTAG
- a CDS encoding ribosomal protein L47, mitochondrial, putative, with translation MALRGLRGLRGLQSQLQFVPQRGIEELWKNSFLDNVPMKTKIENSKTGDAWPCVLLRKKSFEDLHKLYYLCLKEKNKLLGEQNFHLQNNTRMVQPGRVKKVKLTMKRILTVLSRRAIHEQCIRAKEMLKKQQEREIYETKKFQLEEQLLYLRHKMNMLKGSFSVEKNSLRLSISKIENNINQLSILLNPLKKETMHLLIPHFKYQRKYSDLPGFISWKKQNVVALRNNMSKLRRLY, from the coding sequence ATGGCGCTGCGGGGGCTGCGAGGGCTGCGAGGGTTGCAGAGCCAACTGCAATTCGTACCCCAGAGGGGCATAGAGGAGCTGTGGAAAAACAGCTTCCTGGACAACGTACccatgaaaacaaaaatagaaAACAGCAAAACGGGGGATGCATGGCCATGCGTActtttaaggaagaaaagctTCGAAGATCTCCATAAGCTGTACTACCTATgcttgaaggaaaaaaacaaattactGGGAGAACAGAACTTCCACTTACAGAACAACACCAGAATGGTACAACCAGGCCGAGTAAAGAAGGTGAAGCTTACAATGAAAAGAATTCTAACCGTTTTATCACGACGCGCTATCCATGAACAGTGCATTCGAGCCAAGGAAATGctaaaaaaacaacaagagAGGGAAATTTACGAGACGAAGAAGTTCCAACTGGAAGAACAGTTACTCTATTTAAGGCACAAAATGAATATGCTGAAAGGTAGCTTCTCCGTGGAAAAGAACTCTCTTCGTTTGTCCATTAGCAAGATTGAAAATAACATTAATCAACTGTCCATTCTTTTGAATCCtcttaaaaaagaaaccatGCATTTGCTCATTCCTCATTTTAAATACCAACGCAAATATTCGGATTTGCCTGGGTTCATTTCGTGGAAGAAGCAGAACGTTGTGGCTCTCCGGAACAACATGTCCAAACTACGCCGCCTTTACTAA